One region of Rhizobium sp. WYJ-E13 genomic DNA includes:
- a CDS encoding endo-1,4-beta-xylanase, protein MNSFIQWQFEAELQSSEILQMYRRELLKAAAGATVGLMSYGYLNEASAQVEDSLRNLADRKGFRFGSAIDYQNLQDEWLKDLYRTHCNSLTARNSMKWVGTERSPGKFTFGQADAIVAFAEAEGMKSYGHTLVWKNVPSWVSKIKDAAEARKVMLRHVRAVVDHFKGRVDAWDVVNEPMEYDTAEMRSWTIQNLLGDDYVTESFLAAHEADPDAVLVLNEAHLEKVGSNFEQRRILLLKLIEAQLAKGAPIHAVGLQGHFRPGIDKLDEAAVARFCGELKDMGLSVFITELDASCRFTYADKKFNEADYGKIFESFVTTVAESANLKGVTVWGLAERYGELEPKPVGACRKYINLYDDNNEPRSTVEGLTAALNSL, encoded by the coding sequence GTGAACTCCTTCATTCAATGGCAATTTGAAGCAGAATTGCAGTCATCGGAGATTTTGCAAATGTATAGACGCGAGCTTCTGAAAGCTGCTGCTGGCGCAACTGTCGGCCTGATGAGCTACGGATATCTCAATGAGGCATCCGCGCAAGTTGAAGATTCTCTGAGAAACCTGGCGGACAGGAAAGGCTTTCGATTCGGCAGTGCCATCGACTACCAGAACCTACAGGACGAATGGCTCAAAGATCTCTATAGGACACATTGCAATTCACTGACCGCCCGAAATTCAATGAAATGGGTAGGGACTGAACGCTCCCCCGGCAAATTTACCTTCGGTCAAGCGGATGCCATTGTCGCCTTTGCGGAAGCTGAAGGCATGAAGAGCTATGGTCACACGCTCGTGTGGAAGAACGTTCCCTCTTGGGTATCGAAGATTAAAGATGCAGCGGAAGCCCGCAAAGTTATGTTGCGCCATGTCCGCGCTGTCGTCGATCATTTCAAGGGTCGAGTCGATGCCTGGGACGTCGTCAATGAGCCGATGGAATATGATACGGCGGAGATGCGCTCTTGGACAATTCAAAATCTGCTGGGAGACGACTACGTAACAGAGAGTTTCTTGGCCGCCCATGAGGCCGATCCAGACGCGGTCCTTGTTCTCAATGAAGCTCATCTGGAAAAGGTAGGCTCGAATTTTGAACAACGACGTATTTTGCTGCTGAAACTGATAGAGGCGCAACTCGCAAAGGGTGCGCCGATTCACGCAGTTGGACTCCAGGGGCACTTTCGCCCGGGCATCGATAAGCTCGATGAGGCAGCTGTTGCACGGTTCTGTGGAGAACTGAAGGATATGGGCCTTTCCGTATTCATCACGGAACTCGATGCTTCTTGCCGCTTCACCTATGCAGACAAGAAGTTCAACGAAGCCGATTACGGCAAAATCTTCGAGTCTTTCGTCACGACTGTAGCGGAAAGCGCCAACTTGAAGGGTGTAACGGTCTGGGGTCTGGCCGAGAGGTACGGAGAGCTGGAGCCGAAGCCAGTCGGTGCATGCCGCAAGTACATTAACCTCTATGACGACAATAACGAACCTAGAAGTACAGTAGAGGGTCTCACGGCTGCCCTGAACAGTCTATAA